CCTCGTTGCTGCGGCCGACCCCGGCGGTTTGAAACATGAGAGCAACCCCAGCGGCCAAGGCTCCGAGAACGACGCCGGTGCGACTTGGAGCGCGGGCCAGATTGTCGAAAGCCAGACGCACTACAAACGGGCAGCAGACCTGGACCACAGGGCGGAGAACCGGAACCAGAAATTGGACGATCAAGGGTGCGGCAAGGAGTAAGCCCACAAGCAGAATGGCCATGCCGCCAATCGAACCAGTGCGCGTGCTCGGCAAGTGATGGCGTAGGGCGATCGCCGCTAAGCCGCCGCCGATGAACAGGAGGCAAGTAGCGTAATGGAGTAGTTTCCAGAGTCGCGTGCGGCGTTGTAGGCCGCGCCGAGCAGCACGAGCGGGATCATCGTTGGCCGCTTGCAGAGCGGGGAGGAAAGCGGCCAACACTGCCACCACCACTCCCGTTGCCACAGCCCATACCGCTTGACGGCTATCGAGCCGCTCTGGCTGAATTTCCGGGTTGAGGAACATCGAGGCCAACTCATCCCGGAATTGCCACAACGCCATCTCAGCCAGCAGGATTCCCAGGGGAATGCCGACCACAGCGCCGAGCAGGCCGAGGAGCGACGCCATTATGGTGAATAGGCCCACGATCTGCCAGCGGGTGGCTCCCAGGGCGCGGAGGATGCCGATGTCGGGCTGCCGTTCGGCTACCGTTACCACCATAGCGTTGTACACGAGGAATAGTCCGACAATCATGGACCCCAGCGCGCAGATGTAGAAGGCCAGTTGCAGACCGCCGACGACTTCCTGTGTGCTCTGCCGCTGGGCATCGGGGGTGCGCACCGCTGCCCGGCCTGCTACCACGGCATTGACCAGACGCCCCACCGTTTCGATGTCCGCCTGCGGTTCGAGATACAAGTCGATCCGATTGACCTTCTCGGTCCAGTTCTGCTCCACAGCATATTCCAGAAGCGGACCGCCCAATGCAGCAGCGGGGGGCACCGGACGCACGACCCGCGCCGCCTGACCCACGCTCATGCCGATGAGATTCTTTCCCAGGCTGCCCAGGGGTGAATCGGGGGCGAAATCCACCACGCCAACTACCAAGCAGTCCACATCCCGCAGGGCATGGCGGAGGCGCAAGGGCTTTCCCTGGAGGCCCGAACGGACTAAAGCGTCGTAGATCGAACGCGACACCACCACCAAGCGCCCCGGCAAGCGATCCCACAGCTCCGCCGCACGCGCGAAATCCCCCTCCTGGATGGCCGAGAGGATCGGTAGCAATTGCCAGCGGGGAAGCTGGGCTAGCGGCGTGACCTGCACCTTGAGCGGATTATCGCTCTGGAGAATCTGGGACGACACCTCTGCGCCTAAAAGCACTGCCGAGCGATTGTCGAGGTCCGGAAGGGTGACGCGGTCGTACACCAGGGGTTCGACAGCTTTTAGGCCGGGAATGCGAGCGGCGCGGATCTCGCGGACCAATTGGCGCAGGACGCCGGCCTCCCCATTGCTGACGTACAAAGCCGCTGCATCGATCGGAGTGGTCGTATCTTGAGCCGCTATCTCGATGCAGCGATTGAGAATGCGAGCAGAAATGAGGGTCGCTACTCCCAGCGCAATGCTGGCCACAATCAGCAAACCACGCTCCCAGTGCACCTGGAGGTAGCGGCGGCTGAGCAGACTGTATACGGTAACGGCCATCCGGACCCGACTCCCCTTGCCCATTCCCTCAGTCGCCGGTCACACCGAATCGCATGGGACTGAACTCTTCGGCACCGGGTGATCCGACTCGATGCGGCCATCTCGGAGGCGAACCAAGCGTGTACCGTAGGCTGCCGCTGTCGGATCGTGGGTCACCATGACCACCGCTCGACGTGCCGGTTCTGGCAAGCGGGAGAGCAGGGTCAAAATTTCACGGCTGGTTTGCGAGTCGAGATTGCCCGTCGGCTCATCACACAAGACGGCTTCCGGGTCCGCCACGATGGCACGGGCGACGGCCACCCGTTGCATTTCACCGCCGGATAACTCATCGGGGAAGTGGTCTGCGCGGTGTGACAGGCCCACCTGTTCCAGGCATTCGCCCGCACGCTGAAGGGCCTGGCGTCGGTTCCGGCCCGCCAGCAGTAGCGGCAGCGCGACATTCTCCGCGGCTGTCAGCGTCGGCAAGAGATTGAACGCCTGGAAGACGAAACCGATCCGTTCGCGCCGCAGCAGCGAGCGCTGGCGGTCGCTCATCGCCTGCAAATCCTGGCCGTGAAACAGCGCCCGCCCCCTGGTCGGCGTATCCAACGCCCCCATCAGGTGCATCAAGGTCGATTTTCCGGAACCTGATGGCCCCATGATCGTGACGAACTCGCCCGGACGGACAGTCAGCGACACTCCTTGCACGGCCGGCACTGTCCGCCGCCCCTGGACATACACTTTCGTCACCTCAATCAATTCCAGCATAACTGGGGATTTTCCTTTCTGGTTTTCCTTTCTGGCGGCACGCGCCGCTGCACGCGGTGTCCCGGCGGATGTCCAAACACCACGAAAGCCGCGCGGGTCTTGGGCACCCTGCCCCCTCCGATGACCTTACCCCCTGCCTTGTCGTTAGGTTTCAGACGGCTAGCTTGCGGTAGCGGATCCGCCGCGGACGAGCACCTTCTTCGCCCAAGCGTGCCCGCTTCTGCTCCTCATACACTGCGTAGTTCCCTTCGCACCAGATCACCTGGCTGTCTCCCTCGAACGCCAGAATATGCGTAGCGATCCGGTCCAGGAACCAGCGATCGTGCGAGATGACCACGGCACAGCCGGCAAAGTTCAGCAAGGCTTCCTCCAGCGCCCGCAGGGTGTCCACATCCAAATCGTTGGTCGGTTCATCGAGCAAAAGCAGATTCCCGCCGCTGCGCAGCAGTTTCGCCAGATGAATGCGATTGCGTTCGCCGCCAGAACAATCTCCTACCTTCTTCTGCTGATCTGGACCGCGGAAGTTGAAGCGCGCGCAATAAGCCCGGCTGGCGATCCGTTGCTTCCCCAGTTGCAAATACTCCGCCCCGCCTGTGATCTCCTCGAAGATGGTGTTGTCGTCATTGAGATGGTCCCGATGTTGATCCACGTAGGCGATCCGCACGGTCGGCCCGATGATCAACCGGCCGCCATCCGGCTGCTCTTGGCCGGTGATGAGGCGGAAGAGCGTGGTCTTGCCCGCTCCATTGGGGCCGATGACCCCCACGATTCCACCCTTCGGGAGATTGAAGTTGACGTTTTCGAACAGGACCGTGTCGCCGTACACCTTGCGGAGGTTTTCGGCGCGCACCACCAGGTCTCCGAGGGGTGGTCCCGGAGGGATTTGAATGGTCAGTTCCCGTTCTTCGAGATCGATCTGTTGCTGCTGGAGTTTTTCGATGGCCGCCAAGCGGGCCTTATTGCGGGCCACTCGGGCCCGGGGTGCCATGCGTGCCCATTCCAACTCACGCTGCAAGGCCTTCTGCCGAGCCGTCTCTTGCTTCTCCAGCATCTCGAGCCGCTTTTTTTTCTGCTCGAGCCAACCGGAATAATTTCCTTGGTAAGGGTAACCGCGGCCGTTATCCAGTTCGAGAATCCACTGCGCGACATTATCAAGGAAGTACCGATCATGGGTCACGGCCACCACCGCGCCGCGATACTCCTTGAGATGTTGTTCCAGCCACTCCACGCTTTCCGCGTCCAGGTGGTTTGTCGGTTCATCGAGCAGGAGCAGATCATAGGGATGAAGCAAGGCCTTGCACAAGGCGACACGCCGGCGTTCGCCCCCGGAGAGATGGTCCACCAAGGCGGTGGGCGGCGGCAAGCGCATGGCCTCCATCGCCACTTCCAGGCGATGGTCTAGGTTGTACGCATCGCAGGCGTCGATCTGGGCTTGAACTCGTTCCATCTCCTCCGACAATTTGTCGAAGTCGGCATCAGGCTGACCCATCGCTTCGCCGATCTCTTCCTGCCGGCGCAACAAGGCCCG
This Thermogemmata fonticola DNA region includes the following protein-coding sequences:
- a CDS encoding FtsX-like permease family protein, whose translation is MAVTVYSLLSRRYLQVHWERGLLIVASIALGVATLISARILNRCIEIAAQDTTTPIDAAALYVSNGEAGVLRQLVREIRAARIPGLKAVEPLVYDRVTLPDLDNRSAVLLGAEVSSQILQSDNPLKVQVTPLAQLPRWQLLPILSAIQEGDFARAAELWDRLPGRLVVVSRSIYDALVRSGLQGKPLRLRHALRDVDCLVVGVVDFAPDSPLGSLGKNLIGMSVGQAARVVRPVPPAAALGGPLLEYAVEQNWTEKVNRIDLYLEPQADIETVGRLVNAVVAGRAAVRTPDAQRQSTQEVVGGLQLAFYICALGSMIVGLFLVYNAMVVTVAERQPDIGILRALGATRWQIVGLFTIMASLLGLLGAVVGIPLGILLAEMALWQFRDELASMFLNPEIQPERLDSRQAVWAVATGVVVAVLAAFLPALQAANDDPARAARRGLQRRTRLWKLLHYATCLLFIGGGLAAIALRHHLPSTRTGSIGGMAILLVGLLLAAPLIVQFLVPVLRPVVQVCCPFVVRLAFDNLARAPSRTGVVLGALAAGVALMFQTAGVGRSNEEPVIAWIDQVVQADYFVFNGNMMSANTSNSPMSAEVVEELRQLPGVDHVMAIRYSRPEYNGTIVYLLAVDAVDYVRATRERVPVGLPDLEKFLDLPGTNDVLVSENFARRHRVQVGDTITLPGPNGPLHFRMIGTVRDYSWSRGTVFLDRRRYAELFGDHLVDMCHVFLRPDAQGQQLGQLHLQNYAQSRGLFVTDRHSLRHFLTDLIQRLYLFAYAQQVVVGIVAALGVVTALLISVLQRRRELGLLLAVGATPLQVLLSVLAEALLLGVFGSLIGFLVGLPLEWYILHVIMVEESGFVFDIVVPWRQAGGIAAVAIGSAALAGLWPAWRAVRTRIPEVLQYE
- a CDS encoding ABC transporter ATP-binding protein, coding for MLELIEVTKVYVQGRRTVPAVQGVSLTVRPGEFVTIMGPSGSGKSTLMHLMGALDTPTRGRALFHGQDLQAMSDRQRSLLRRERIGFVFQAFNLLPTLTAAENVALPLLLAGRNRRQALQRAGECLEQVGLSHRADHFPDELSGGEMQRVAVARAIVADPEAVLCDEPTGNLDSQTSREILTLLSRLPEPARRAVVMVTHDPTAAAYGTRLVRLRDGRIESDHPVPKSSVPCDSV
- the ettA gene encoding energy-dependent translational throttle protein EttA, translated to MSERYLFSINHLTKHYGKKEVLKDITLYFYYGAKIGVIGSNGAGKSTLLRIMAGVDKDFMGEAYPDKGATIGYVPQEPRLTPGTTVQEQLEEAVAPIRALLRRQEEIGEAMGQPDADFDKLSEEMERVQAQIDACDAYNLDHRLEVAMEAMRLPPPTALVDHLSGGERRRVALCKALLHPYDLLLLDEPTNHLDAESVEWLEQHLKEYRGAVVAVTHDRYFLDNVAQWILELDNGRGYPYQGNYSGWLEQKKKRLEMLEKQETARQKALQRELEWARMAPRARVARNKARLAAIEKLQQQQIDLEERELTIQIPPGPPLGDLVVRAENLRKVYGDTVLFENVNFNLPKGGIVGVIGPNGAGKTTLFRLITGQEQPDGGRLIIGPTVRIAYVDQHRDHLNDDNTIFEEITGGAEYLQLGKQRIASRAYCARFNFRGPDQQKKVGDCSGGERNRIHLAKLLRSGGNLLLLDEPTNDLDVDTLRALEEALLNFAGCAVVISHDRWFLDRIATHILAFEGDSQVIWCEGNYAVYEEQKRARLGEEGARPRRIRYRKLAV